The following proteins come from a genomic window of Lycium ferocissimum isolate CSIRO_LF1 chromosome 4, AGI_CSIRO_Lferr_CH_V1, whole genome shotgun sequence:
- the LOC132052171 gene encoding RING-H2 finger protein ATL3-like translates to MADTFHTPSKINDSSVFQLTGKILVVAIVVLFLVLFFIFSLHLYSKWFWNRHRQAGNSDPNITRRRRRFDFSPGHQEVNVTTALFPGLEPSVLKTIPVVLFNPKEFKDGLECAVCLCDVSEGEKARLLPKCNHGFHVDCIDMWFQSHSTCPLCRNPVSKISSDQNPISQESTVEEEVPNFPTNVLFWGNETQVSTFGPSLEESLQGSNSSNNSACPPPPPSSSSSSSGSTSDRPCVSLVIDIPRPINEVEEEHKSPMPTRLRSLKRLLSRDRRGNPSSPRNVDVEQGGR, encoded by the coding sequence ATGGCAGATACTTTTCACACCCCTAGTAAAATAAACGATTCAAGTGTGTTTCAGCTCACTGGAAAAATACTAGTGGTGGCAATCGtagttctttttcttgttttattttttatcttttcccTCCACCTTTACTCAAAATGGTTCTGGAATCGCCATCGCCAAGCTGGCAACAGCGATCCCAACATCACCCGCAGGCGCCGCCGCTTCGATTTTTCGCCAGGTCATCAAGAAGTTAATGTTACCACTGCTCTATTCCCAGGGCTTGAACCTTCAGTTCTTAAAACAATTCCAGTAGTTTTATTTAATCCTAAAGAATTCAAAGATGGATTGGAATGTGCTGTTTGTCTTTGTGATGTATCTGAAGGTGAAAAAGCAAGACTTTTGCCTAAATGCAATCATGGATTTCATGTTGATTGCATTGATATGTGGTTTCAGTCTCATTCTACTTGCCCTCTTTGTAGAAATCCAGTGTCTAAAATTTCTTCTGATCAGAACCCCATTTCCCAAGAATCAACAGTGGAAGAAGAGGtgccaaattttccaactaaTGTGTTGTTTTGGGGAAATGAGACTCAAGTGAGCACATTTGGTCCAAGTTTGGAGGAATCTTTACAAGGTTCTAATTCTTCTAATAACTCAGCTtgtcctccaccaccaccatcatcgtcgtcatcatcatcaggCTCAACGAGTGATAGGCCGTGTGTGTCATTGGTAATTGATATTCCAAGGCCGATTAATGAAGTAGAAGAAGAACATAAATCTCCAATGCCAACAAGATTGAGGTCATTGAAAAGACTTTTGAGTAGGGATAGGAGGGGTAATCCGTCAAGTCCCAGAAATGTGGATGTAGAACAAGGAGGCAGATGA
- the LOC132052172 gene encoding ubiquitin-conjugating enzyme E2 34-like, with protein MAEKACVKRLQKEYRALCKEPVSHVLARPSPNDILEWHYVLEGSEGTPFAGGFYYGKIKFPPEYPFKPPGISMVTPNGRFMTQKKICLSMSDFHPESWNPMWSVSSILTGLLSFMMDTSPTTGSVTTTVDEKQKLATASLAFNCKNPTFRKLFPEYVEKYEEQQLLVHPVQEQVSSVPTQAGNSTPLLDGLNRAEPRKDLKNQRRKSLPTWSLLLLVSVFGVVMALPLLQL; from the exons ATGGCAGAAAAGGCATGTGTAAAGCGACTCCAGAAGGAATATAGAGCACTTTGTAAA GAACCTGTCTCCCATGTTTTGGCCCGCCCTTCTCCAAATGATATTCTTGAGTGGC ATTACGTTTTGGAGGGGAGTGAAGGAACGCCCTTTGCAG GTGGATTTTATTACGGTAAGATCAAGTTTCCTCCAGAATATCCATTTAAACCTCCAGGAATCAG CATGGTTACCCCAAATGGAAGATTTATGACGCAAAAGAAAATCTGTTTATCTATGAGTGACT TTCACCCAGAGAGCTGGAACCCTATGTGGTCTGTGTCAAG CATACTTACAGGACTGCTCTCATTTATG ATGGACACTAGTCCTACCACAGGCAGCGTAACAACAACAGTTGATGAGAAACAGAAGCTTGCTACGGCTTCTCTTGCTTTCAATTGTAAAAA CCCTACCTTTAGAAAATTGTTTCCAGAATATGTGGAGAAGTATGAAGAGCAGCAGCTCCTGGTGCATCCTGTTCAGGAGCAGGTGTCATCCGTGCCAACTCAAGCGGGAAATTCCACACCCTTGTTGGATGGTCTGAATAGAGCAGAGCCCCGTAAGGACCTGAAAAACCAACGGAGGAAATCTTTGCCAACTTGGTCGTTGCTGCTGCTAGTATCAGTTTTTGGCGTTGTAATGGCCCTGCCTCTACTTCAGCTTTGA